The Girardinichthys multiradiatus isolate DD_20200921_A chromosome 24, DD_fGirMul_XY1, whole genome shotgun sequence genome has a window encoding:
- the LOC124861948 gene encoding growth/differentiation factor 8-like, with product MLLFLSVTAILSAGCAMEMNQTFKLLPDSLEPCSACDFREHSKQLRLHGIRSQILSILRLEQAPNISRDMIRQLIPKAPPLTQLLDQYDPRVEDKDHATTETIITMATKPSPIYQDELSSCCLFRLSPKIQPKNILSAQLWVHLRPSNTVSTVFLQVSRLRMARERNNTRVRIRSLKINTEAGASSWQSIDIKSLLQAWLRQPETSYGLEINAFNSNGEDLAVTSAEPGEEGLQPFIEVKTLDSSKRSRRDSGLNCDEESSETHCCRYPLTVDFEEFGWDWIIAPKRYRANYCSGECEFLDLQQYPHAHLVNKANPRITVGPCCTPTKMSPINMLYFNHKEQIIYEKIWSMVADTCGCS from the exons atgctcctcttcctctccgtcACCGCCATCCTCTCTGCGGGCTGTGCCATGGAGATGAACCAGACCTTCAAGCTGCTGCCAGACAGCTTGGAGCCATGCTCAGCCTGCGACTTCCGGGAGCACAGCAAGCAGCTTAGGCTCCACGGCATCAGGTCCCAGATCCTCAGCATCCTGCGGCTGGAGCAAGCGCCCAACATCAGCCGGGACATGATCCGCCAGCTCATCCCCAAAGCACCTCCTCTGACGCAGCTGCTGGACCAGTACGACCCACGGGTGGAGGACAAGGACCACGCCACGACCGAGACAATTATCACCATGGCAACAAAGC CAAGTCCCATCTACCAAGATGAGCTGTCCTCCTGCTGCCTGTTCCGCCTCAGTCCGAAAATCCAGCCCAAGAACATCCTGAGTGCCCAGCTATGGGTTCACTTGCGTCCGTCCAACACCGTCAGCACCGTCTTCTTGCAGGTGTCCCGCCTCAGAATGGCCAGGGAGAGAAACAACACCCGAGTCCGGATCCGCTCCCTGAAAATCAACACCGAAGCCGGAGCCAGCTCCTGGCAGAGCATCGACATCAAATCCCTGCTGCAGGCCTGGCTGCGGCAGCCTGAAACCAGCTATGGACTGGAGATCAATGCTTTTAACTCGAACGGAGAAGATCTGGCGGTCACATCTGCAGAGCCTGGAGAGGAGGGATTG CAACCGTTCATCGAAGTAAAGACCCTCGACAGCTCCAAGAGATCCCGCCGAGACTCCGGACTCAACTGTGATGAGGAGTCTTCAGAAACCCACTGCTGCCGCTATCCACTGACCGTCGACTTCGAGGAGTTTGGCTGGGACTGGATCATTGCCCCCAAACGGTACAGAGCCAACTACTGCTCAGGGGAGTGCGAGTTCCTTGACCTGCAGCAGTATCCGCACGCACATCTGGTGAACAAGGCCAACCCACGAATCACAGTCGGACCCTGCTGCACGCCCACCAAGATGTCGCCCATAAACATGCTTTACTTCAACCACAAAGAGCAGATCATCTACGAGAAGATCTGGTCCATGGTGGCTGACACTTGTGGCTGCTCGTAA